A single genomic interval of Deltaproteobacteria bacterium harbors:
- a CDS encoding RNA methyltransferase, with protein sequence MKNCSIVLVRPMGPANIGSVARVMMNTGFDDLVLVDPVPHLCDEAYAMACNASAILLGARVFATIDDAVGDSALVIGATRRTGKVRDPHITLAEAVEEIARFAAAGRVSVLFGREDRGLSNEELARCDMLFHIPAHEANPSLNLSHAVFALCHALFTATGAAPGRTIRPAPRRETEAFYEHLERVLRRLGYGAKGGSHLPAAIMRNMRRLLGRTGLTLKEVRMLRGILTQIEKRTAEGDRLPE encoded by the coding sequence GTGAAGAACTGCTCCATCGTGCTCGTCCGCCCCATGGGGCCGGCCAACATAGGCAGTGTGGCCCGCGTAATGATGAACACGGGATTCGACGACCTCGTGCTCGTCGACCCCGTCCCCCATCTCTGCGACGAGGCCTACGCCATGGCCTGCAACGCCTCCGCCATCCTCCTCGGCGCAAGGGTCTTCGCCACCATCGACGACGCCGTGGGCGACTCGGCGCTCGTAATCGGCGCCACGAGACGGACAGGCAAGGTCCGCGACCCCCACATAACGCTCGCCGAGGCGGTGGAGGAGATCGCGAGGTTCGCCGCCGCCGGCCGCGTATCGGTCCTTTTCGGCCGCGAAGACCGCGGCCTCTCCAACGAAGAGCTCGCCCGCTGCGACATGCTCTTCCACATACCGGCCCACGAGGCCAACCCCTCGCTCAACCTCTCGCACGCCGTCTTCGCCCTCTGCCACGCCCTCTTCACCGCCACGGGCGCCGCGCCGGGGCGCACCATCAGGCCCGCGCCCCGCCGGGAGACAGAGGCCTTCTACGAACACCTGGAGCGTGTGCTGCGCCGCCTCGGCTACGGCGCAAAGGGCGGCTCACACCTCCCGGCGGCCATCATGCGCAACATGAGGCGGCTTCTCGGCAGGACGGGCCTGACGCTCAAAGAGGTGAGGATGCTGCGCGGCATACTCACGCAGATAGAGAAACGAACCGCCGAAGGCGACCGCCTCCCTGAGTAG
- a CDS encoding FAD-dependent oxidoreductase, with amino-acid sequence MEYDVIIVGAGPAGLFAALELTARSPRPRVLLVEKGRDIDKRERGEIFSGWGGAGAFSDGKLNLSGEVGGFLSEYVGAGELDALIAYVDDLYVRFGAPGELKGMDAEGVKRIEEASARAGLRLVPFAIRHLGTDRCIRLLKRLRQELDGRVELLFETEAASMVRCDNRAAGVVTTDGRELRSRFTLLSPGRSGAGWLQGLWRSLGLGTTINPVDIGVRVEIPAAVLSPVTDVLHEAKFVYNSRRFDDRLRTFCMNPYGVVVKEAHKGFCTVNGHSYSSRRSGNTNFAILVSTTFTEPFHEPVEYGRLIARLANLLGEGIIVQRLGDLLGGRRSTAERIRKGAVTPTLADATPGDLSFVLPYRYITGIIEMIEVLDRIAPGMNSTSTLLYGVEVKFYSMRPRLTAELETELPGLFAAGDGAGVTRGIIQASASGVIAARAIGRRLAGGEAAP; translated from the coding sequence ATGGAGTACGACGTCATCATAGTGGGCGCGGGGCCCGCCGGGCTCTTCGCGGCCCTCGAGCTCACGGCCCGCTCTCCGAGGCCCAGGGTCCTCCTCGTCGAGAAGGGCCGCGACATAGACAAACGCGAGCGCGGCGAGATATTCAGCGGCTGGGGCGGAGCCGGGGCCTTCAGCGACGGAAAGCTCAACCTCTCCGGCGAGGTCGGCGGCTTTCTCTCCGAGTACGTCGGAGCCGGCGAGCTCGACGCCCTCATCGCCTATGTGGACGACCTCTACGTGCGCTTCGGAGCGCCCGGGGAGCTCAAGGGCATGGACGCCGAGGGGGTGAAGCGCATAGAGGAGGCGTCGGCCAGGGCCGGACTCAGGCTCGTGCCCTTCGCCATCCGGCACCTCGGAACGGACCGCTGCATAAGGCTGCTCAAGAGACTGAGACAGGAGCTCGACGGCAGGGTGGAGCTGCTCTTCGAGACCGAGGCCGCCTCCATGGTGCGCTGCGACAACAGGGCCGCCGGCGTGGTGACGACCGACGGCAGGGAGCTGCGCTCGCGCTTCACGCTGCTCAGCCCCGGACGCTCCGGGGCCGGGTGGCTACAGGGCCTGTGGCGCTCCCTCGGCCTCGGCACGACCATAAACCCCGTAGACATAGGCGTGAGGGTCGAGATACCGGCGGCCGTCTTGAGTCCCGTGACCGACGTGCTCCACGAGGCCAAGTTCGTCTACAACTCGCGCCGCTTCGACGACAGGCTGCGCACCTTCTGCATGAACCCCTACGGCGTGGTGGTCAAGGAGGCCCACAAAGGGTTCTGCACCGTCAACGGCCACTCCTACTCGTCGAGAAGGAGCGGCAACACCAACTTCGCCATACTCGTCTCCACGACCTTCACCGAGCCCTTCCACGAGCCCGTCGAATACGGCCGGCTCATCGCAAGGCTCGCTAACCTCCTGGGCGAAGGCATAATCGTCCAGCGCCTCGGCGACCTGCTCGGCGGAAGACGCTCAACGGCCGAAAGGATAAGGAAGGGGGCGGTCACGCCCACCCTCGCCGACGCAACCCCGGGCGATCTCTCCTTCGTGCTCCCCTACCGCTACATAACGGGCATCATAGAGATGATCGAGGTCCTCGACAGGATTGCGCCGGGCATGAACTCCACCTCCACACTCCTCTACGGCGTGGAGGTCAAGTTCTACTCCATGCGCCCGAGACTCACCGCCGAACTGGAGACCGAGCTTCCCGGCCTCTTCGCCGCCGGCGACGGCGCGGGCGTTACGCGCGGCATAATCCAGGCGTCGGCCTCCGGCGTCATCGCCGCGAGGGCCATAGGACGACGCCTTGCCGGCGGAGAAGCCGCGCCGTGA